One Amaranthus tricolor cultivar Red isolate AtriRed21 chromosome 10, ASM2621246v1, whole genome shotgun sequence genomic window carries:
- the LOC130824981 gene encoding uncharacterized protein LOC130824981, which translates to MKLRRVLVDTESTTDLITMECLRQMKFEENHLQPLDKPLIGFRGNQVIPLRTIILPVRVGERDRSRTMPIRFTVVDMTFPYNAIMGLPLINKIKAAIFPHQLLLQFEQDDRQVGILKGDQVIAYQCLINTLKRGTSVIPSKRGREEKSPSVMSVYMDNPNPHERPHPVERYEEVDVFEGKSIKLGKDLPETVKQNILTTVAEFRDIFTFSTEEMPGILPSVICHKLNIKPAYKPVKQKLRHQGNERIEAAKEEVEKLPKVGFIRECKYSDWLSNVIFVKKSNRKWRMCVDFTNLNKACSKDDYPLPKIDRLVDSTACHALLSFMNTNAGYHQITLAIEDQPHTAFITNAGVYCYKVMPFGLKNAGATY; encoded by the coding sequence ATGAAGCTGAGGCGAGTATTGGTGGATACCGAAAGCACAACCGATCTTATAACAATGGAATGCCTCAGGCAAATGAAGTTCGAAGAAAACCACTTGCAGCCCCTCGATAAACCCTTGATCGGGTTCAGAGGAAATCAAGTCATACCCCTGAGAACAATCATACTCCCTGTACGGGTGGGGGAGAGAGACAGGAGCAGAACAATGCCCATACGATTTACGGTGGTGGACATGACATTCCCTTACAATGCCATTATGGGACTCCCActcatcaacaaaatcaaagccgcaatcttccctcatcaactTTTATTGCAATTTGAACAAGATGACAGACAAGTGGGTATTCTTAAGGGAGACCAGGTAATAGCCTAccaatgcctcatcaacaccttGAAACGAGGAACTTCCGTCATCCCCTCCAAAAGAGGAAGGGAAGAAAAGTCTCCATCCGTCATGAGTGTGTACATGGACAACCCCAACCCACATGAAAGGCCTCACCCTGTTGAACGATATGAGGAGGTAGATGTGTTTGAGGGGAAATCGATCAAGTTAGGAAAAGACCTTCCAGAGACAGTAAAACAAAATATCTTGACTACCGTCGCTGAGTTCCGTGACATCTTCACTTTTTCTACGGAAGAGATGCCTGGCATACTGCCAAGCGTTATATGTCACAAACTTAATATAAAACCAGCCTACAAACCCGTAAAACAGAAGCTGCGACATCAAGGGAATGAGAGAATTGAGGCCGCCAaagaagaagtggaaaaattGCCGAAAGTGGGATTCATCCGGGAATGCAAATACTCTGATTGGCTTTCCAACGTCATCTTCGTCAAAAAGTCAAATAGGAAATGGAGGATGTGCGTTGACTTCACGAACCTAAACAAGGCATGCTCGAAAGACGATTATCCTCTTCCCAAAATAGATCGCTTGGTGGATTCCACGGCATGCCACGCCCTTTTGAGCTTCATGAACACTAACGCGGGTTACCATCAAATCACTTTAGCCATAGAAGACCAGCCTCACACAGCATTCATTACAAATGCCGGGGTATACTGCTACAAggtcatgccctttgggttaAAAAATGCCGGAGCTACGTATTAG